The DNA window TCCACCACCCGGACCCCAAACGCTGACCCCTCCGGCGGGGGCGGCCCGGCCCGACGGCGCGGCCGGGACGCCTGCGTGGCCGGGCCCGCTTTCACGTTCCGGCGGGCGCCGCATCCCACCTCCGCCGCTCGGGCCTCCGCCCGGGGCCGGGGCCGGTTCGGCACCGCCGGATTCCGGAGTGGGGCTTGATCGCCGCGGCGGCGGAAGGGGGCGTGCGGGATCGTCGGAGAGACCGGCCTCGGGCGCGGGGGACTCGCAGGGGCGTACACGCCTTGCTTTTCGGCGGCGTCGCATCAAGATCCGCCGCAACGGCCCCCGGCCCCCGCGGCGCGGCCCGGCGGTGCCGGCCGGGGCTTTGTCCGGGCCCGGGCCGGGCCGGGCTTCGGCCCGGTCGGGGGCGGTGATAAGGCCCCATCGGGGCCTTGAGGGCGGGGAAGCGCGGCGCAGCCGTTAGGCTGGGTGCGTGGCAGTCGTTGATGTATCCGAAGAGCTGAAGTCCCTCTCCTCGACCATGGGGTCGATCGAGGCCGTCCTGGACCTCGACAGGATGAGGGCTGACATCGCCGTGCTCGAGGAGCAGGCGGCCGCCCCGTCCCTGTGGGACGACCCGGAGGCGGCGCAGAAGATCACCAGTCAGCTGTCGCACCTCCAGGCGGAGCTGCGCAAGACCGAGACCCTGCGCGGCCGCATCGACGACCTCGGGGTGCTCTTCGAGCTCGCCGAGGCCGAGGCCGACGCCGATACCCAGGCCGAGGCCGAGGCCGAGCTCGCCTCGGTCCGCAAGGCGCTGGACGAGATGGAGGTCCGCACCCTCCTCTCCGGCGAGTACGACGCGCGCGAGGCCCTCGTCAACATCCGCGCCGAGGCCGGCGGCGTCGACGCCTCCGACTTCGCGGAGCGCCTGCAGCGCATGTACCTGCGCTGGGCCGAGCGCCACGGCTACTCGTCCGAGATCTACGAGACCTCGTACGCGGAAGAGGCCGGCATCAAGTCGACCACCTTCGTCGTCAAGGCCCCGTACGCCTACGGCACGCTCTCCGTCGAGCAGGGCACCCACCGCCTCGTGCGCATCTCGCCCTTCGACAACCAGGGCCGCCGCCAGACCTCCTTCGCGGGCGTCGAGGTGCTCCCGGTCGTCGAGCAGTCCGACCACGTGGAGATCGACGAGTCCGAGCTGCGCGTCGACGTGTACCGCGCGTCGGGCCCCGGCGGCCAGGGCGTCAACACCACCGACTCCGCGGTCCGGATCACGCACATCCCGACCGGCATCGTCGTCTCCTGCCAGAACGAGCGCTCCCAGATCCAGAACAAGGCGAGCGCCATGAACGTCCTCCAGGCCAAGCTCCTCGAGCGCCGCCGCCAGGAGGAGCAGGCCAAGATGGACGCGCTCAAGGGCGACGGCGGCAACTCCTGGGGCAACCAGATGCGTTCGTACGTCCTGCACCCGTACCAGATGGTCAAGGACCTCCGTACCGAGTTCGAGGTCGGCAACCCGACCGCCGTCCTCGACGGCGACATCGACGGCTTCCTCGAGGCCGGTATCCGCTGGCGCAAGCAGCAGGAGAAGTAACCCCAAGCACCCCCATAGCCGGACATCCTGCCCGTAACCGGCTTGACGCTACGTCAAAAACTGGAAAGGCTGGCGCGCGGCACGCGTAGCACTGGGGCGCGTGTGGCGGGGGCAAGCGGACCGGTCGACAGTGCCGCCATTTCGTGCGGCAGGCCGGCCGGCTGTGCCAGGCCTTTCAGAGCGCCACCGCCCCGTGCAGAGCTGCTCCAATGACGAGTTAGCTACTGGGGGTAGCAGGCATATGACGAAGAAGACGCGACTGCGTGTCGCGCGCATAGCCGCCGGCGCAGTCGTCGCCGCGGGCGCTTCGCTGACTGCCGCCGGCGCGGCATCGGCCGCCGGCGTCAACGTCCAGGTTGCGGGTGTCGGTGTGAAGGCGGGCGTCCACGGCGTCGCCTCGCCCGACGACCCCGACCAGATCCCGCAGCCGCCCACCTCGGGCGGCAGCACCACGGGCACCACCGGTTCCACCGGCACCACCGGCACCACGGGTTCCACGGGTGAGACCGGCACCACCGGTTCCACGGGCACCACCGGTACCACGGGCACCACCGGTACCACTGGGTCTACGGGCACCACCGGCTCCACGGGCACCACCGGCAGCGTCGGCGGCGGCTCGGGCGAGACCACCGGCAGCTCGGGCACCACCGGCTCCACCGGCACGACGGGCAGCACGGGCTCCACCGGCACGACCGGCAGCACCGGCTCGACCGGTACCACGGGCTCGACGGGCTCCACCGGTACCACCGGCGAGACGGGCAGCACGGGCTCCACCGGCACGACCGGTAGCACGGGCTCCACCGGCAGCACGGGCTCCACGGGCTCCACGGGTTCGACCGGTTCCACCGGCTCGACCGGCAGCACCGGTTCCACGGGCAGCACGGGTTCCACCGGGTCCACCGGCTCCACGGGCAGCACGGGCTCCACCGGTTCCACCGGCGAGACCGGCAACACCGGCGGCAGCTCCTCCTCCGGCAGCTCCTCCTCCGGCTCCGGTTCCACCGGCTCCGGCTCCTCCTCCACCGGCGGTGGCGAGGGCAGCACGGGCGGCGACCAGAGCGGCACCGCCGCCACGGGCGGCTCCGGCGGCGGCAGCGACTCCGGCGACCAGGGCAAGGTCTGCCCGGTCGACACCAGCAGCAACTGCGGCAACAACGCCGACCCGGACGGCGCGGGCAGCAAGCCCGTGCAGCAGGCCAAGCCGAAGGAGCAGCTGGCCGAGACCGGTGCTTCGCAGACCGGCTTCCTGGTGATCGGTGCCGCGACGATGATCGCGGGCGGCGTCGGCTTCCGGCTGCTGCCCCGCCTCATGACCCGCAGCGCGGGCGCGGCGGCCTGACCTCAGGCGTAGACGACGCCTGGTACGCAGGTGTGCAAAGGGCCCGGAGCGCTCAGCGCTCCGGGCCCTCGTGCATCATTCCGGCGAGTACGCACGTGAGCGTGCGACTACCCGGCGAATCCGTGTGCGAGCACGGCCACCGCCACCAGCGCCACCAGCAGGGCGATCAGCGCTGCAGGGGTCAGGCCGGCGAAGACGCCTTCCTGGTGCTGCAGCCGCTCCCTGCTGGCCCGGCACACCGGGCAGCGGCCCTCACTGACGGGGGCCGCGCAGTTGGCGCACACCAGTCGGTCGCATGTCATGCGATCTCCTCCTCCGGTACGTCCAACGCGCGGGAGAGCCGAGCGGTTCCCCCTACCACTGTGCCAGCTCCCGCGCCGAACGGCGCGTGCGGGCCGATTGTCCTCGTTTTGTCCCCGAACATGTCGGTAATAAACGCGCCGACCCCCTGCGCTGCCTGCGCGTGCACGGCTCGTTCGCGTATGGTCACGCACACCGAACGGAAGCCGTCTCCGCGGCGCTCCGTGCCCCCTATCCAGGTCGACGCGTGGTGCACTCGTGATCCGATTCGACAACGTCTCCAAGTCCTACCCGAAGCAGAACCGTCCGGCACTCCGTGACGTCTCGCTCGAGATCGAGAAAGGCGAGTTCGTCTTCCTGGTCGGGTCCTCGGGTTCGGGCAAGTCCACCTTCCTGAGACTGCTGCTCCGCGAGGAGCGCGCGAGCACCGGGCAGGTGCACGTGCTGGGCAAGGACCTGGCCCGGCTGTCCAACTGGAAGGTGCCCCAGATGCGCCGCCAGCTGGGCACGGTCTTCCAGGACTTCCGGCTGCTGCCCAACAAGACCGTCAGCGAGAACGTCGCCTTCGCGCTGGAGGTGATCGGCAAGCCGCGCGGGGAGATCCGGAAGGCCGTCCCGCAGGTGCTGGAGCTGGTGGGGCTGGGCGGCAAGGAGGACCGCAGGCCGGGTGAGCTCTCCGGCGGTGAGCAGCAGCGCGTGGCGATCGCCCGGGCGTTCGTCAACCGCCCGATGCTGCTGATCGCCGACGAGCCGACGGGCAACCTCGACCCGCAGACCTCGGTGGGCATCATGAAGCTGCTCGACCGGATCAACCGGACCGGGACCACGGTCATCATGGCCACCCACGACCAGCAGATCGTGGACCAGATGCGCAAGCGCGTCATCGAATTGGAAAAGGGACGCCTCGTACGCGACCAGTCGCGCGGCGTGTACGGCTACCAGCACTGAAAGGACGCCATGCGCGCCCAGTTCGTCCTCTCGGAGATCGGCGTCGGTCTCCGCCGCAATCTCACGATGACCTTCGCGGTGATCGTCTCCGTGGCCCTCTCGCTGGCCCTCTTCGGCGGGTCCCTGCTCATGCGCGAGCAGGCGAGCACGATGAAGGGCTACTGGTACGACAAGGTCAACGTCTCCATCTATCTCTGCAACAAGACCGACGCGGAGTCCTTCCCCTCCTGTGCCAAGGGAGCGGCCACGGAGGACCAGAAGAAGGAGATCCGCGCCGATCTGGAGAAGATGAGCGTCGTCCAGAAGGTCGAGTTCGAGACGGCCGACGAGGCGTACAAGCACTACAAGGAGCAGTTCGACAAGAAGTCGCCGATCGCGGGCTTCGTCACGCCGGACCAGATGCAGGAGTCCTTCCGCGTCAAGCTCAAGGACCCCACCAAGTTCGAGGTCATCTCGACCGCCTTCTCGCAGCGCCCGGGCGTGCAGATGGTGCAGGACCAGAAGGACGTCCTGTCGAACCTGTTCAACCTGGTCAACGGCATGAACTACGCGGCGCTCGGTGTGATGGCCCTGATGCTGGTCGTGGCGCTGATGCTGATCGTGAACACCGTCCGGGTGTCCGCGTTCAGCCGCCGCCGGGAGACCGGGATCATGCGGCTGGTCGGTGCGTCCAGCTTCTACATCCAGATCCCGTTCATCATGGAGGCGGCCTTCGCCGGGCTGCTGGGCGCGGGTCTCGCGTGCGTGCTGCTCGTCAGCGGCCACTACTTCCTGGTGAACAACTGGCTGGTCGACCAGATCGACCTCATCCAGTTCATCGGCTGGGACGCGGTGCTGGCCAAGCTCCCGCTGGTGCTCGCGATCGGGCTGCTGATGCCCGCGCTGGCGGCGTTCGCAGCGCTGCGTAAGTACCTCAAGGTGTGACGTGCGCCAAGGGTGCCGTACGGTCAACTCCCCGTACGGCGCGCCCTGGTGTCCTAGACTCACGCGCATGCCCGGCCCGTCGATGTTCCATCCGCAGCGCCGCGCCCGCCGGGGTGCCGCGCTGACGCTGGTCTTCGCGGGCGTGCTGGCCACCGGCGCCGCGGCCGGCTCCTGGACCCCGCAGGGACAGGACGGCCGGAAGGCGACGGAGGCCCGCGCGGCCGCGCGCACCGCGGCGAGACCCGCGGACCTCGCCGTCGCGGATCCGGGCGGCGGCGCGGGCGCCCCCGTGGACCACGCGGAGGTCGAGGCCGCCGCGGCGCAGGCCGTCGAGGACGGCCGGTCCGGCACCGAAGCCGCCGCCGAGGTCGTCGGCCGCAGCGGCGACCGCTGGAGCGCCGTCTACAGCGCCCGCGAGTACGAGGGCCTGGAGCGCGCCCTGGACGGTGCCTACATCGGGGTGGGCCTGTCCGCGCGGCGCGGCGGCGACGGCCGCACCGAGATCGACAGCGTGCGCCCAGGCAGCCCCGCGGACCGCGCCGGCCTCCGCTCCGGCGACCGGCTGCGCACCGTCGACGGAGCGCCCGCCGACGGCCGTCCCGTCACCGACGTCGTGGCCCTGCTGCGCGGCGACGGCGCGGCCGGCTCCGCCCCCGGCACGCCCGTGCGGATCGAGGTCGAGCGCGCCGGCCGCAGCTGGGCGCGCACGCTGTACCGGGAGCGGCTGGCCACCGAGAGCGTGACGGCCGAGCACCTCGTCCGGGGCGAGGTCGCCGCCCTGAGGATCAAGGTCGGTTCGTTCACCCGGGGCGCCGGCGACCAGGTGCGCGCCGCGGCCGCGGCGGCACAGCCCGGCGAGGGCATCCTGCTGGACCTGCGGGGGAACTCGGGCGGCCTGGTCGGCGAGGCGGTACGGGCCGCCTCCGCCTTCCTCGACGGCGGGCTGGTCGCCACCTACGACGTGCACGGCAGCCAGCGCTCCCTGGAGGCGCGGGCCGGCACGGTCACCGCCCTGCCGCTCGTCGTCCTGGTCGACGGCGGCACGATGAGCGCGGCCGAACTGCTGGCGGGCGCCCTGCAGGACCGCGGCCGCGCCGTCGTCGTCGGCTCGCGGACCTTCGGCAAGGGCTCCGTGCAGATGCCGAGCCTGCTCGCGGACGGCTCGGTCGCCGAGCTCACCGTGGGCCACTACCGCACCCCCGCCGGCCGCGCCGTCGACGGCGCGGGCATCGCCCCGGACCTGCTGGTCCACGGCGACGCCGAGGAGCGGGCCCGCACAGTATTGAGTGGCCTCGGGGGCGGGTCCTAGTGCGAGAATGGCGGCGCTATGGCTAAGACAGCGAAGAAAGAGACGGGGCGCAAGCTCGTCGCGCAGAACAAGAAGGCGCGGCACGACTACCACATCCTGGACACCTACGAGTGCGGCATGGTGCTGACCGGCACCGAGGTGAAGTCGCTGCGCCAGGGGCGCTCCTCGCTGGTGGACGGCTTCGTGCAGATCGACGGCGGTGAGGCGTGGCTGCACAACGCCCACATCCCCGAGTACACCCAGGGCACGTGGACCAACCACAGCGCGCGCCGCAAGCGCAAGCTCCTGATGCACCGGGCCGAGATCGACAAGCTCGACTCCAAGTCGCAGGAGACGGGGCACACCATCGTGCCCCTCGCCATCTACTTCAAGGAGGGCCGGGCCAAGGTCGAGATCGCCCTGGCCAAGGGCAAGAAGGAGTACGACAAGCGGCAGACCCTGCGCGAGAAGCAGGACACGCGCGAGTCGAACCGGGCCATCGCCGCGGCGCGCCGCCGGCAGCGGGCGTCCGCTGCGCGGGGTTAGCGGACCGTACGGGTCCGGCGGCGGTAATACGCTGGCACGGTCGTGCGTCGGTCACGTACGATGGAGACAGCACACGGGGTGGTACCCGGTGCGCAGATTGAACTGTGCTTGATAATTAAACACAGCAACATGGGGATGATCGGTTTCGACAGCGGATGTCGAAGCAGGGGAAGCGTGTCGAGGAAGCGGCAATGATCTCGTAAACCATATGTCGCAACCAATAATCGCCAACACCAAGCGCGATTCCTTCGCCCTCGCTGCCTAAGTAGCGACTTGCGAAGTGTCAGCCCGGGGCTGTTCCCGACCCGGATCCTGGCATCAGCTAGGGGACTAAACCACTAGGCCCGGTCACGGGGCCTGGTGGGAAATCAAACAGTGACTGAGCCCGTCGGAGACTTGTTCGCGTGATCTCCGGGGCCGAGAAAATCGCAGCGAACTGCACACGGAGAAGCCCTGATTCTGCACCGTTGGACGCGGGTTCGATTCCCGCCATCTCCACGGACGGATGGGTGGACTCCGCTCGCCGACAACGCGAGCGGAGTCCGTCCTTCGTAATCTCTGGGGGCATGGCCCCCAGATCCCGTCATCCCATGTGGGCAGCAGCCCCTGGTCCTCGGACCAGGGGCTTTTGTCATGCTTGGCGCCGACGGGCAACCGATGGGCCTGCGCGGCCCTCTTTCCTGGTGACGCTCCATGGCGAGGGGGTGGT is part of the Streptomyces roseifaciens genome and encodes:
- a CDS encoding S41 family peptidase: MPGPSMFHPQRRARRGAALTLVFAGVLATGAAAGSWTPQGQDGRKATEARAAARTAARPADLAVADPGGGAGAPVDHAEVEAAAAQAVEDGRSGTEAAAEVVGRSGDRWSAVYSAREYEGLERALDGAYIGVGLSARRGGDGRTEIDSVRPGSPADRAGLRSGDRLRTVDGAPADGRPVTDVVALLRGDGAAGSAPGTPVRIEVERAGRSWARTLYRERLATESVTAEHLVRGEVAALRIKVGSFTRGAGDQVRAAAAAAQPGEGILLDLRGNSGGLVGEAVRAASAFLDGGLVATYDVHGSQRSLEARAGTVTALPLVVLVDGGTMSAAELLAGALQDRGRAVVVGSRTFGKGSVQMPSLLADGSVAELTVGHYRTPAGRAVDGAGIAPDLLVHGDAEERARTVLSGLGGGS
- the smpB gene encoding SsrA-binding protein SmpB, which encodes MAKTAKKETGRKLVAQNKKARHDYHILDTYECGMVLTGTEVKSLRQGRSSLVDGFVQIDGGEAWLHNAHIPEYTQGTWTNHSARRKRKLLMHRAEIDKLDSKSQETGHTIVPLAIYFKEGRAKVEIALAKGKKEYDKRQTLREKQDTRESNRAIAAARRRQRASAARG
- the prfB gene encoding peptide chain release factor 2, coding for MAVVDVSEELKSLSSTMGSIEAVLDLDRMRADIAVLEEQAAAPSLWDDPEAAQKITSQLSHLQAELRKTETLRGRIDDLGVLFELAEAEADADTQAEAEAELASVRKALDEMEVRTLLSGEYDAREALVNIRAEAGGVDASDFAERLQRMYLRWAERHGYSSEIYETSYAEEAGIKSTTFVVKAPYAYGTLSVEQGTHRLVRISPFDNQGRRQTSFAGVEVLPVVEQSDHVEIDESELRVDVYRASGPGGQGVNTTDSAVRITHIPTGIVVSCQNERSQIQNKASAMNVLQAKLLERRRQEEQAKMDALKGDGGNSWGNQMRSYVLHPYQMVKDLRTEFEVGNPTAVLDGDIDGFLEAGIRWRKQQEK
- the ftsE gene encoding cell division ATP-binding protein FtsE translates to MIRFDNVSKSYPKQNRPALRDVSLEIEKGEFVFLVGSSGSGKSTFLRLLLREERASTGQVHVLGKDLARLSNWKVPQMRRQLGTVFQDFRLLPNKTVSENVAFALEVIGKPRGEIRKAVPQVLELVGLGGKEDRRPGELSGGEQQRVAIARAFVNRPMLLIADEPTGNLDPQTSVGIMKLLDRINRTGTTVIMATHDQQIVDQMRKRVIELEKGRLVRDQSRGVYGYQH
- the ftsX gene encoding permease-like cell division protein FtsX, which gives rise to MRAQFVLSEIGVGLRRNLTMTFAVIVSVALSLALFGGSLLMREQASTMKGYWYDKVNVSIYLCNKTDAESFPSCAKGAATEDQKKEIRADLEKMSVVQKVEFETADEAYKHYKEQFDKKSPIAGFVTPDQMQESFRVKLKDPTKFEVISTAFSQRPGVQMVQDQKDVLSNLFNLVNGMNYAALGVMALMLVVALMLIVNTVRVSAFSRRRETGIMRLVGASSFYIQIPFIMEAAFAGLLGAGLACVLLVSGHYFLVNNWLVDQIDLIQFIGWDAVLAKLPLVLAIGLLMPALAAFAALRKYLKV